The window CCTTCAGTCTCCAAGACGTTCCTCTAACTTCTGCTGCTTGTCTCAGGCCCGACCTCAGAACCTGAGGAACTCTGGAGAACAGGTCCAACCTGCAGGAGGAGAACCTGAGGAACTCTGGAGAACAGGCCCGACCTGCAGGAGAACCTGAGGAACTCTGGAGAACAGGCCCGACCTGCAGGTGGAGAACCTGAGGAACACTGGAGAACAGGTCAGACCTGCAGGTGGAGAACCTGAGGAACTCTGGAGAACAGGTCTGACCTGCAGGAGAACCTCAGGAACGATGGAGAACAGGTCCGACCTGCAGGTGGAGAACCTGAGGAACGCTGGAGAACAGGTCCGATCTGCAGGTGGAGAACCTGAGGAACGCTGGTGAACAGGTCCAACCTGCAGGAGAACCTGAGGAACACTGGAGAACAGGTCCGACCTGCAGGAGGAGAACCTGAGGAACACTGGAGAACAGGTCCGACCTGCAGGAGAACCTGAGGAACGCTGAAGAACAGGTCCAACCTGCAGGTGTAGAACCTGAGGAACTCTGGAGAACAGGTCCGACCTGCAGGTGTAGAACCTGAGGAACACTGGAGAACAGGTCCGACCTGCAGGTGGAGAACCTGAGGAACTCTGGAGAACAGGTCCGACCTGCAGGAGGAGAACATGGATTTCTGTGCCGGTACCTCTCTCTGACCAAAGACGCTCTGATTAAcccagaataaataaataaaaaaaattattaattaattatatatatatatatatatatatatatatatatatatatatatatatatatatatatatatatatatatatatatatatatatatatatatatatatatatatcaacagAACCTGGGTTCTCCGCAGGTTTACCGCCACATGGactctgtttgtttgttgcaaAGAGATTTTAAGGACAATCAGAAAGACACGCTGCTTAATTCCTCAGCAGGAACCTTCTGGACCTCTCCAGAACCCAAAGGCAGTAAAAGCCGACCCAGTTCAGGTGCAACCATGAAAGATTTAAAACGGTTTtgatgcagaaataaaaacatgaaacattcaGTCTggtttggattttatttcattgaGGAAAATTTACcaacagctaaaaataaaatcctgacaCAAAGATCCTCTGTGTCaggatgtctcactctgatgaCGTACGTGTAAAACTCATGTACAGGTGGTTTGGTTCCCCATGATGGTACCAGGAACTGTTCAGTCGTGTTCATCtcctggttctgacccaaaaATAATCTGTGCTCTTTAAAGCAGGAACACCTGAAGGTTTGGTCGGGCAGAACCAGGTCCCAGAGagcggttctgctgctgctcaaCCCATCGGGTTTCTCCAGGGTCCAGAACAACGAGCCAGGCCTCCTCGCCTCACTAAGGCGCACTGTGCTCAGATCCATCATcagccttcctcctcctcttcctcttcttggCACTTTCTCCCTCCAACCCGCTGGAGAACTCGGACCGGAGCAGTCCGGCCTCCCTTTGACCCGCATGGAACCTGACAGGAACACCACAGAAATAATCAACTACAGCTCCCAGAATGCAACTCAGCACTGAAGCACACGTTGCCTCCCATTTGTCCTCTGAAGGGGAAATTTCTGACCTCCAAGTTGGAAATTCCTACTGGAACTCCTAAAGTTGGAGTTATGAGTCGGAGAATCGGTTCAACAGAACCAAACCCAACTTCTGAATTCAAGATAGTCGCTAGTTGGagaaacatttcagtttatAACGGGACGTTTTTAGCGTTTATTACAAGACGTTTCAGCGTTTATTATGGGATGTTTCAGCGTTTATAACAGGATGTTTCAGCGTTTATTACGGCACGTTTCAGTGTTTATAACGGGACGTTTCAGCGGTTATAACGAGACGTTTCAGTGTTTATTATGGGACGTTTCAGTGTTTATTATGGGACGTTTCAGTGTTTATAACGGGACGTTTCAGCGGTTATAACGAGACGTTTCAGCGTTTATTACGGGACGTTTCAGCGTTTATTATGGGACGTTTCAGTGTTTATAACGGGACGTTTCAGCGGTTATAACGAGACGTTTCAGCGTTTATTATGGGATGTTTCAGTGTTTATAACGGGACATTTCAGTGTTTATTACGGGACGTTTCAGCGTTTATTATGGGACGTTTCAGTGTTTATAACGGGACGTTTCAGCGTTTATAACGAGACGTTTCAGCGTTTATTATGGGACGTTTCAGTGTTTATAACGGGACGTTTCAGTGTTTATTATGGGACGTTTCAGCGTTTATAACGAGACGTTTCAGCGTTTATTATGGGACGTTTCAGCGTTTATTATGGGACGTTTCAGTGTTTATTACGGGACGTTTCAGCGTTTATTATGGGACGTTTCAGTGTTTATTATGGGACGTTTCAGTGTTTATTACGGGACGTTTCAGCGTTTATTATGGGACGTTTCAGCGTTTATAACGAGACGTTTCAGCGTTTATTATGGGACGTTTCAGCGTTTATTATGGGACGTTTCAGTGTTTATTACGGGACGTTTCAGCGTTTATTATGGGACGTTTCAGCGTTTATAACGGGACGTTTCAGCGTTTATTATGGGACGTTTCAGTGTTTATTATGGGACGTTTCAGTGTTTATTACGGGACGTTTCAGTGTTTATTATGGGACGTTTCAGCGTTTATTATGGGACGTTTCAGCGTTTATTATGGGACGTTTCAGTGTTTATAACGGGACGTTTCAGCGTTTATTATGGGACGTTTCAGTGTTTATTATGGGACGTTTCAGTGTTTATTATGGGACGTTTCAGTGTTTATAATGGGACGTTTCAGTGTGTATTATGGGATGTTTCAGTGTTTATAACAGAACGTTTCAGCGTTTATTATGGGATGTTTCAGCGTTTACAATGGGACGTTTCAGCGTTTATTACGGGATGTTTCAGCGTTTATTATGGGACGTTTCAGTGTTTATTATGGGACGTTTCAGCGTTTATCACGGAACGTTTCAGCGTTTATCACGGAACGTTTCAGCGTttatcagtgttgtagtactcgagtccgagactcgaactcgagtccgagtcattagctaaatttaaagactcgtgacttgacttggacttgagcactgatgacttgaacttggactcggactcctacattcagatcattctgactcggagattgagaaaaagactcgacttttttttatatcattaggctataattttaatatgtcattagaatattatttggtgtatgattttaatatctaaatgtcgtaccgcgcacgtgacgtcaccatctcatgagcaacgccccttgccgctaaggttgggcaaacagtgtgagagcgctcgtagcaaccagccattacacatgcaacagatacaaggatatgaccgactttacagctgttaaactttcacaagaggatgtccaggcgcccattttactggtagaactgtggaacaacataccaacgttcagctcaaacgatggcttgagtgtcgagggcttagaaagacgggccgagttgataggaaggtaagtcgatgtttttctcctgctcggcgttcattgcgtcatcggccgttttttttttctgtttgtagtcaccgtccaggaatcggtatgaATTtcccggcccgccgaacaatttagtccagcccggtggccaaatgcattatcattatccaacggctggaTCTCCTCGCTACATCGACCaatccacaccagatttgttgtgagtaatgggggaacgctgccgaacgcgtttgtgggaatcgcccggtggacgggcgaggaaaatccgtgacagcatctgcggtggggggagccgcggcggtgcgcTAACACCGCctgccggccggcaccgcggcggtggccaataggccggagtgcgcttggctgcgagggccgatcgacgccgcttgcggctttaacatccttcatatgcggcctatcagcgtacctcgagtcgctgttgcacgttccataacaacaatatttaaaaaccatggttaggagacgtcttagacttggaaaaagcggtagttttaccgagtaaagccaagggtaactacagcgaaagagttattagtgcaatggaatgttactgcttcatgtcatacatcacacgtcaatagtgactcgactcggactcgactcggattttttttttaatgacttggacttgactcggacttgaacactggtgactcgaacctggactcggactcgaggcatagtgacttgactacaacactggcgtTTATCACGAAACGTTTCAGCGTTTATCGCGGGACGTTTCAGTGTTTATAATGGGACATTTCAGCGTTTTTTTATGGGATGTTTCAGCGTTTATTACAGGACATTTCAGCGTTTATAACGGGACTTTTCAGCGttgaaaatgtttcagtgtTGCTAATCTGCACAAACCATGCCGTAGATCGGCGTTTTAACAGCCGTGGTTACACGAGCAGCGAATTGTCAAACATTTCACGGTTGCACGGCTCAGCGCTGCGTTAAAAggttttgcaataaaatgtgactGAAATATTCTGAGACTAAGATTGGAAGCATTTCTAAGTTAATGGCTTTGGTGTGGCGGCCATATTTCTCCTACTGGTGTCCCACAAGAGGTGATGTCAGACAACAACCAGTGGCAGCGGCTATCCACAGTAACAGAAGCAGAGAACCATGGGTAATGTAGTACAAGACACAGAACCCAACGATGGATCAGGGAAGCTCACACGCTCACCTTTTCCTACCAGGGTTCTGGTTCTTCCTCAGACTTCCTGATGCTTTCCTGGGCTGGTGCTGGCTCTTGCCGCGGCCCCGGTTCCCCGGGCCCCTGGGGGCCAGTGCAGAGCTCAGGCCCTGCGGAGCGTCCCTCAGGCCGAAGCTCTTGGCGGTGTGTCCCAGGTGGAGGCGGCGGATGTGGAAGATGTGTTTGAGGTTGGCAGGGTAGGTCGTGTACGCCCGCAAGAACGACTGCAGCGCTGTGACATCACACGAGaggtcagccaatcagagaacAGCAATTCAGTCCGACAAGAGGGCAGGTGATCGGCGTACCTTTCTTTGCAGCTTGCAGCGACTGAGCGTCAGCGTGCACAAAGTTCTCCAGCGTGGTCTGAAGGACGGTGGCACGTTCTCGGATGTCCTGCTGCAGCGCTTGGGACGAAGTCTGAGAAGACATGAGGCGAGACCACTGAGctctataatacactggagtgctaatcaccgtttgaacgagtcgctttgaagccaccagccgccatattggtactccctatttcccctcagtaactagggaatatgtgcgctacagcatcgaataacgaggattttctcacgttcagggggggcttaagacttttaaaatgtcaaatgccatatacttttatgttatgctctaaaaatatcaagtactgagaaagtcatgtgctgaaatatttagcattttattcatttaaatatatatatatatatatatatatatatatatatatatatatatatatatatatatatatatatatatatataacatttataaatatataaataacaatattcaaaaacatatatttacatatgtgtatacatatatatacacatatacacatacttatatatacatatatatatatttaatatgaataacatgtaaaatatttcagcacctaatttcctagtagttaatagtgttagtacatccactgactgtagaattacctgtgaaacgttttcacacagccagaaaactgcttgttgttgcaaccaaatcctatgggattctgtgagagtagggagtagcaagatggcggccagtgacttcagtttttcagcaaaatcagcactccagtgtataatatagctcagtgggcgagactcagaggaaccatttctatGGTCCACCTGCAGCAGGCGGTAGCGGCGGTACCAGCCTCCCGCTCCAGGACCGCCTCCTACCTGGCTGTGGTACTTCCCCCGGCCCTTGTAGGTGTCGTCCTTCATCAGACAGGACAGAATGTCGTCCAGCTTCACCTCCGACACGCTGAAAGCAGAAAGCCAGAAGATGAGCCGGGAACCAGCTCACTGCTGCTCAGCGATTGGCTCCCAGCAGCTGCCGGCTTACACACCTGATGTTGTGATTGGCCAGCTCAGTGATGAAGTCAGTCTCTGCAGgcgtgaggaagaggaggctgtTTCCTCTTCCTCCTATGCGAGCCGTGCGGCCGACCCGGTGAACGTACTCGGCGGCTGACGTCGGAGGAGTGTACTGAAACACAGAGGGAACAACGACCTGTAaccgggttctggttctggtgcgTTTACGTCACGACTGCAGCTCAGGTTTACCTGAACGATCCAGGTGACCTGAGGAAGGTCCAACCCTCTGGCTGCGACGTCCTGAAACACAAGAAGATGAAGATGATGCACCGAGAGAACGTGGAACATCTCAGCCCAGCAGGACCGGGCCGGGCTCACTAAAGGCCTGTTTCTGGTGATTTCTGGCGCCCCCTGTGGTGAAGCGGCAGCATCGCTGAGAGAGGCGCTGACCGTGCACAGCAGGACTCCGGACCCGGAACCAGAAAACTCCTGAAACACCTCGGAGCGCTCCTGGAGGAGGGAACAAACGCGTGAGACGGGCCGACAGGACGCCGAGAAGGAGACCGGGGCCAGCAGGGGGGCGCTCTCACCTCCTGTTTCATGTTGCCATGGAGACGCAGGAAGCTGAGCTCCTGATTGGCCGAGGGCCCGCACAGGACGGCGCTGAAGAGGCGGTGGAGGAACTCGACGGCCTCGCAGCTGGAGACGAACACGATGACCTTGTTGCTCGCCGCCGAGCATTTCTCCAGGATGAAGGCGGCCAGGCACACCAGCCGCACCTTACTGGGAACCACCACCACGAACTGCTGCAGCGCCTCCGGCACCGCGAAGCTCTCCGATTGGCCGGCTGACGCAGCCTCAGGGATCCCGCCGGTGAGGTCGGAGGGGGCGGAGCCAGAAACGCTGACGCTGATCGGATCTTTTAGACAGATGTCTGCCAGCCGAGTCACACCTGCAGCAGAGCAGAAGTTAAACGGTGCGCCGCCGCCGTGTGTGCGGTTAGACGTGGCCGGCTGGTTCCGGCTTCACTCGGCGTGTTCTGACCTTGTGTCAGCGTCGCAGACAGCAGAACGTTCTGCCGGGCCGGTCCCGTAGAGTTCAGGCTGTTTAAGATGACGGTGAGGTCCTTCTCAAAGCCCAGGTCCAGAGTCCTGCGGGTGGAGGAAGGAACTGGTTCTGATTTCCTGCAACCGGGTCGTTAGACGAGACGAAAGGCTGCGACTTACCTGTCGGCCTCGTCCAGAACCAGCCAGCGCACGGCGCTGAAGGCGATGCTCAGGGTGTGTTTGATGTGATCCACCAGACGCCCAGGGGTGGAGATCAGGATGTTGATTCCTTTACGGATCCTGAGGGACAAATGAATCAGAGATAAAAACCACCAGAACTTCAGTCCAGCTGGGACGgacctgctgtggttctgggaGGGGAAACCCAGACATGTTATCTGGAAGCCGAGTCAGAACCTGAAAGGAGGCGACCATACCTGGCCTTCTCTGctttcctcttctctcctccCATCAGCACACCTGGAACGATCCAGGTGAACGGCTGCAGACAAACAGGAAACAGCTTCACGTCAGGACAGGAAGTCCACGGACGGGTCACCAGGTATCAGAACCGCGCGGGTCGGACTGACCAGTTCTCTCCGGCAATAccctgcccctcccccacatacTGCTGTGTAAAACTGCAcctccttaaaggagcaataagtaaacCCTTATTTTAGATACAAGGAACTAAAAGCAATTTATTAAAGAACTAAAAGTGTCTTCTCAGAGGTAACACCAGGAGTAACAGCAGGAAGTCAGGTGCTGCTTTTATGTGAGGCGAGTGGCTGGTAGCCGCCCAGCTAACACCGTTAGCCCGGCTAACACCGCTAGCTGGTAGCCGCCCAGCTAACACCGTTAGCTGGTAGCCCAGCTAACACCGTCAGCCCAGCTAACAGCGTTAGCTGGTAGCCCGGCTAACACCGTCAGCCCAGCTAACATCGTTAGCCGGTAGCCACCCAGCTAACACCGTTAGCCCGGCAAACACCGTTAGCTGGTAGCCCAGCTAACACCGTTAGCCCGGCTAACACCGTTAGCCCGGCAAACACCGTTAGCTGGTAGCCCAGCTAACACCGTTAGCCCGGCAAACACCGTTAGCTGGTAGCCCAGCTAACACCGTTAGCCCGGCAAACACCGTTAGCTGGTAGCCCGGCAAACACCGTTAGCTGGTAGCCCAGCTAACACCGTTAGCCACCCAGCTAACACCGTTAGCCACCCAGCTAACACCGTTAGCCCGGCAAACACCGTTAGCTGGTAGCCCAGCTAACACCATTAGCCGGTAGCCACccagctaacacagttagcGTTGCTTAATGCTGCCCCCCCTGATCCTCAGGAACATTCAGACCTTCTCTCATTGACAGAAATGTAAAGTTGATGCAGATAACTGGTCTGGTGATCAGACTTTGGAGGTAGAGAGGCGTGGCTGACCACACATTGCTTTGGTCTACAGACGAGCTCAACAGCCACTTAGTGGGGAAGTTTCACTTATTATTCCTTAAATACTGAATCCTCAGACACAGGGTGGTCCGATCTCTACAGAACCGCTGCTGTGAGGACCAGGAGGTCTTTTCAGCTTTAGGTCCAACCTTTCAGGTGTGGGACAC of the Fundulus heteroclitus isolate FHET01 chromosome 12, MU-UCD_Fhet_4.1, whole genome shotgun sequence genome contains:
- the ddx31 gene encoding probable ATP-dependent RNA helicase DDX31 isoform X1; the encoded protein is MMSPAEEQLCLNICSSGPSSPASASLPSSRKWTLKKQKAEKKRTLSSPEEVAGRRSFRQRPCLPHTAEEEEEEAHLQAPPPEPTHRTPQKKKRKKEEMKKDVVKEAERSSIKTSSLFKHNPEIPEIHRPSVSQVKEKIFTSDSFSDLQLHPHLVATLNKVLNVSVLTSVQKQTIPALLSGRDAAVRSQTGSGKTLCYGVPLVQSLQSLEPKVSRSDGPLALIIVPTRELALQTFQTFQKLLKPFTWIVPGVLMGGEKRKAEKARIRKGINILISTPGRLVDHIKHTLSIAFSAVRWLVLDEADRTLDLGFEKDLTVILNSLNSTGPARQNVLLSATLTQGVTRLADICLKDPISVSVSGSAPSDLTGGIPEAASAGQSESFAVPEALQQFVVVVPSKVRLVCLAAFILEKCSAASNKVIVFVSSCEAVEFLHRLFSAVLCGPSANQELSFLRLHGNMKQEERSEVFQEFSGSGSGVLLCTDVAARGLDLPQVTWIVQYTPPTSAAEYVHRVGRTARIGGRGNSLLFLTPAETDFITELANHNISVSEVKLDDILSCLMKDDTYKGRGKYHSQTSSQALQQDIRERATVLQTTLENFVHADAQSLQAAKKALQSFLRAYTTYPANLKHIFHIRRLHLGHTAKSFGLRDAPQGLSSALAPRGPGNRGRGKSQHQPRKASGSLRKNQNPGRKRFHAGQREAGLLRSEFSSGLEGESAKKRKRRRKADDGSEHSAP
- the ddx31 gene encoding probable ATP-dependent RNA helicase DDX31 isoform X2; its protein translation is MMSPAEEQLCLNICSSGPSSPASASLPSSRKWTLKQKAEKKRTLSSPEEVAGRRSFRQRPCLPHTAEEEEEEAHLQAPPPEPTHRTPQKKKRKKEEMKKDVVKEAERSSIKTSSLFKHNPEIPEIHRPSVSQVKEKIFTSDSFSDLQLHPHLVATLNKVLNVSVLTSVQKQTIPALLSGRDAAVRSQTGSGKTLCYGVPLVQSLQSLEPKVSRSDGPLALIIVPTRELALQTFQTFQKLLKPFTWIVPGVLMGGEKRKAEKARIRKGINILISTPGRLVDHIKHTLSIAFSAVRWLVLDEADRTLDLGFEKDLTVILNSLNSTGPARQNVLLSATLTQGVTRLADICLKDPISVSVSGSAPSDLTGGIPEAASAGQSESFAVPEALQQFVVVVPSKVRLVCLAAFILEKCSAASNKVIVFVSSCEAVEFLHRLFSAVLCGPSANQELSFLRLHGNMKQEERSEVFQEFSGSGSGVLLCTDVAARGLDLPQVTWIVQYTPPTSAAEYVHRVGRTARIGGRGNSLLFLTPAETDFITELANHNISVSEVKLDDILSCLMKDDTYKGRGKYHSQTSSQALQQDIRERATVLQTTLENFVHADAQSLQAAKKALQSFLRAYTTYPANLKHIFHIRRLHLGHTAKSFGLRDAPQGLSSALAPRGPGNRGRGKSQHQPRKASGSLRKNQNPGRKRFHAGQREAGLLRSEFSSGLEGESAKKRKRRRKADDGSEHSAP